A stretch of the Sphingobacterium thalpophilum genome encodes the following:
- a CDS encoding DEAD/DEAH box helicase has product MQQSFENFKFNRQILNAIAEAGYEQPTEIQQKAITPILAGQDVMGIAQTGTGKTAAFVLPMLMKLKYAQGNDPRALILTPTRELAMQIEQNIQLFSTYLDLRSVVLYGGLGPKTQIEALEKGVDIIVATPGRFLDLYLEGHIVVKSLKFLVLDEADKMMDMGFISKIHRVLEIVPRKRQNLLFSATMSELVRKIAGDFLAFPTVIEVSEQATPAKTVSQALYFVPNLKTKLNLLQYLLKDDEAFTRLIIFCKTKQVADNVFHFLERKYGQEAVRVIHANKGQNTRINSINAFKEGNIRILVATDVAARGLDVSNVSHVINFEVPIVIEDYVHRIGRTGRAFNEGDAITFCNDAEKYYIRKIEKLIKQRIPVYPIPEDVVVEKTPFQEKQDIAREIDNQKRKDDPDYQGAFHEKKFVIKQKEVREAQRSSGFKPKAKSKGKSSGSRSSGTNRNSKKR; this is encoded by the coding sequence ATGCAGCAATCATTTGAAAATTTTAAATTCAATAGACAGATCTTAAATGCGATCGCGGAGGCAGGATATGAACAACCCACCGAGATCCAGCAAAAGGCTATTACGCCAATATTAGCAGGACAGGATGTGATGGGCATAGCGCAAACAGGAACGGGAAAAACTGCTGCATTTGTGCTGCCTATGCTAATGAAGCTGAAGTATGCGCAGGGGAATGACCCGCGCGCTTTGATTTTAACACCTACACGGGAGCTGGCGATGCAGATCGAGCAAAACATTCAGCTGTTTTCGACCTACCTTGATTTACGCTCCGTTGTTTTATACGGTGGACTGGGACCGAAAACCCAGATAGAAGCATTGGAAAAAGGAGTGGATATTATCGTCGCGACTCCCGGCCGGTTCTTGGACCTGTATCTTGAGGGACATATCGTTGTCAAATCGCTTAAGTTTTTGGTCTTGGATGAGGCCGACAAAATGATGGATATGGGATTTATCAGTAAAATCCATCGCGTATTGGAAATCGTTCCACGCAAGCGGCAGAATCTGTTGTTTTCAGCGACAATGAGCGAGCTGGTGCGTAAGATCGCCGGTGATTTTTTGGCCTTCCCTACGGTCATCGAAGTGTCGGAGCAGGCGACACCGGCCAAAACCGTCAGTCAGGCCCTGTATTTTGTACCTAATCTAAAAACGAAGCTAAACCTGCTGCAATACCTCTTGAAAGACGATGAGGCTTTCACACGGTTGATCATTTTCTGTAAAACAAAGCAGGTTGCGGATAATGTTTTTCATTTCCTGGAACGTAAATATGGCCAGGAGGCCGTTCGGGTAATTCACGCCAACAAAGGGCAGAATACGCGGATCAATTCAATCAATGCGTTTAAGGAAGGAAATATCCGGATTTTAGTCGCTACGGATGTGGCAGCGCGTGGGTTGGACGTCTCGAATGTGAGTCATGTGATCAACTTTGAAGTACCTATCGTTATTGAAGATTACGTACATCGTATTGGTCGTACCGGACGCGCATTCAATGAAGGGGATGCGATCACTTTTTGTAATGATGCCGAAAAGTACTACATCCGGAAGATTGAGAAACTGATCAAGCAGCGTATTCCTGTGTATCCAATTCCTGAGGATGTTGTTGTTGAGAAAACTCCGTTTCAGGAGAAACAGGATATTGCCCGCGAGATTGACAATCAAAAGCGAAAAGATGATCCGGACTATCAGGGTGCCTTCCACGAAAAGAAATTTGTCATCAAACAGAAAGAAGTGCGGGAAGCACAGCGTTCATCGGGCTTTAAGCCCAAAGCAAAAAGTAAA
- a CDS encoding S46 family peptidase: MKKLWMCLLLITTSFAAFADEGMWFLMYLKRLNEADMQKKGLRLTAEEIYSINNSSLKDAIVQFGGGCTAEIVSDQGLVFTNHHCGYGAIAELSTPENDHLTNGFWAKTKSEELKPKSLSVRFFVRMDDVSKRILGLVNNNMPEDERNKIIAAEIAKIQKENSENGKYVVEVKSFYQGNEYYYFVYQDYNDVRLVGTPPNSIGKFGGDTDNWEWPRHTGDFSIFRVYADKNGNPAEYSQDNVPLKPKHFLPVSLKGIQEGDFAMILGYPGRTNRWMPSGGINQNVKFAYPAWVEASKTGMDAMKKFMDQDQAVKLNYASKYSQVANYWKNRQGMIDALSLHKTADTKAKEEAKFDKWANKAANKAEYGDVIKTINAYYAATNENARHDNYLMGMLRSSAIAALPYSIGSGLEVYTAGDESRRKEILPRLKAAIDAGYEKMYLPLEEQVLIDELNLYAKKAGKIAPYIAELAAKNNNDFTAYIKEAVKNSIFASAERLNNYLENPNATALANDPLYKLSSALIAKYREEDPALKAQHDKFEAAYRKYVAGVLASNPKGKFYPDANSTLRLSYGTIKGLPKDPRNDADKNYYTTLKGTIAKYKKGDEEFDLPQRLIDLYNNKDYGRYADKKGYLPVNFLSDNDITGGNSGSPVINGNGELIGLAFDGNIEAMAGDVIFDHKLQRTISVDIRYVLFIIDKFAGATNIIDELKIVE, from the coding sequence ATGAAAAAATTATGGATGTGCTTGTTGCTGATTACAACAAGCTTCGCTGCATTTGCCGATGAGGGAATGTGGTTTTTAATGTATCTCAAGCGTCTAAATGAGGCTGATATGCAGAAAAAAGGTCTTCGTTTAACTGCCGAAGAGATCTACAGCATTAACAATTCCAGCTTAAAAGACGCTATCGTACAATTTGGCGGTGGTTGTACTGCTGAGATTGTTTCTGATCAGGGACTGGTATTTACAAACCATCACTGTGGTTACGGCGCAATTGCCGAACTTTCCACCCCAGAAAACGACCACCTCACAAACGGTTTCTGGGCAAAAACAAAAAGCGAGGAATTAAAACCCAAGTCGTTGTCAGTTCGCTTTTTTGTCCGTATGGATGATGTCTCCAAACGCATTCTCGGTTTAGTAAACAACAACATGCCAGAAGATGAACGCAACAAGATCATCGCTGCCGAGATCGCTAAAATCCAAAAGGAAAACAGCGAAAACGGCAAATATGTTGTAGAAGTGAAATCCTTCTACCAAGGCAATGAATATTACTATTTCGTTTATCAAGATTACAATGATGTGCGCTTAGTAGGTACGCCACCCAACAGCATCGGTAAATTTGGAGGAGATACGGACAACTGGGAATGGCCACGTCATACCGGTGATTTTTCAATTTTCCGCGTTTACGCAGATAAAAATGGTAACCCTGCCGAATACTCGCAAGACAACGTGCCGTTAAAACCTAAACACTTCTTACCTGTCAGCCTAAAAGGCATACAGGAAGGCGATTTTGCCATGATCTTAGGTTATCCTGGCCGTACCAACCGTTGGATGCCTTCAGGGGGTATCAACCAGAATGTTAAGTTTGCTTATCCAGCATGGGTTGAAGCCTCTAAAACGGGTATGGATGCCATGAAAAAATTTATGGACCAAGATCAGGCTGTGAAGCTGAACTACGCTTCCAAATACTCACAGGTAGCCAATTATTGGAAAAACCGTCAAGGAATGATCGATGCGCTAAGCCTGCATAAAACGGCCGATACAAAAGCTAAGGAAGAAGCTAAATTCGACAAATGGGCAAACAAAGCGGCTAACAAAGCCGAGTATGGTGATGTGATCAAAACCATCAATGCTTATTACGCTGCGACAAACGAGAATGCCAGACACGACAACTACCTAATGGGAATGTTGCGTTCAAGTGCGATCGCTGCATTGCCTTACTCCATAGGTTCAGGATTGGAAGTATATACTGCTGGTGACGAGTCAAGAAGAAAGGAGATTCTTCCAAGATTAAAAGCAGCTATCGACGCTGGTTACGAAAAAATGTATTTGCCTTTGGAAGAGCAGGTACTGATCGATGAGTTGAATCTGTACGCCAAAAAGGCGGGCAAAATCGCACCATATATTGCTGAACTGGCGGCGAAAAACAACAATGATTTTACCGCATATATCAAAGAGGCGGTGAAGAACAGTATTTTTGCATCTGCAGAACGTTTAAACAATTACCTCGAGAATCCAAATGCTACCGCCCTGGCCAACGATCCTCTTTATAAACTATCTTCAGCACTGATCGCGAAATATCGTGAAGAAGATCCGGCATTAAAAGCGCAACATGATAAATTTGAGGCAGCTTACCGTAAATATGTAGCTGGAGTACTGGCTTCAAACCCTAAAGGCAAGTTCTATCCAGATGCCAATAGTACGTTGCGCTTATCCTACGGCACGATCAAAGGCTTACCAAAGGATCCCCGAAACGATGCTGACAAAAACTATTACACCACACTTAAAGGAACAATTGCCAAGTACAAAAAAGGCGATGAAGAGTTCGATTTGCCACAGCGATTGATTGATCTGTACAATAATAAGGACTATGGCCGTTACGCTGACAAAAAGGGCTATTTACCAGTAAACTTCCTCAGTGACAATGACATAACTGGCGGAAACTCGGGCTCACCCGTTATAAATGGCAACGGCGAATTAATTGGCCTAGCTTTTGATGGGAATATTGAAGCAATGGCCGGAGATGTGATCTTCGATCACAAGCTACAACGTACAATTTCAGTTGATATCCGCTATGTCTTATTTATCATCGATAAATTTGCCGGCGCAACTAACATTATTGACGAACTTAAGATTGTTGAATAG
- a CDS encoding histone H1 gives MENYVKLKELVASIEADADKFFNNGNSAAGTRVRKGLQEIKTLAQEIRNEVTAKKNSGK, from the coding sequence ATGGAAAACTACGTAAAATTAAAAGAGTTAGTAGCTTCTATCGAAGCTGATGCAGACAAGTTCTTCAACAATGGTAATTCTGCTGCTGGTACACGTGTACGTAAAGGATTACAAGAAATCAAAACCTTAGCACAAGAAATCCGTAACGAGGTTACTGCTAAGAAAAACAGCGGAAAATAA
- a CDS encoding GLPGLI family protein — MLKYIFFFFLCCSALGLKAQYTLFGRSGSITYDKTMYMKNIVSKKFIAKADNNSKVFFEQILPKLPENAVLKKTLKFNGQETLFEPIKNDQLDEMVKQYIMIFALDFDATTLSNLSDRSFLRYNDIVGEKIIVEDTMKRIKWKITDEYREIAGYNCRRANGITPDSVYVIGYYCNEIPISGGPESINGLPGMILGLVVPSQHVSYFATKVELSNAVTMDKKKFDNSKVKRMTRKAMTDQLTSVLSQHMNKETVQFIMELGNL, encoded by the coding sequence ATGTTAAAATATATCTTTTTTTTCTTTTTATGCTGTTCGGCACTTGGGCTCAAGGCGCAATATACCTTATTTGGCCGTTCCGGAAGTATTACCTACGATAAAACCATGTACATGAAAAACATTGTCAGCAAGAAATTCATTGCCAAGGCTGATAATAATTCAAAGGTTTTTTTCGAACAGATCTTACCCAAGCTACCGGAAAACGCCGTCTTAAAGAAAACCCTGAAGTTTAATGGTCAGGAAACCTTGTTTGAACCGATCAAAAACGACCAACTGGATGAGATGGTCAAACAGTATATCATGATATTCGCTCTGGATTTCGACGCGACTACCCTGTCAAATCTGTCGGATCGTTCTTTTCTGCGATATAATGATATCGTCGGAGAAAAGATCATTGTCGAAGACACGATGAAGCGGATCAAATGGAAGATTACCGATGAATACCGGGAAATTGCGGGGTACAACTGCCGCAGGGCTAATGGTATTACGCCCGACTCTGTGTATGTCATCGGATATTACTGCAATGAGATACCGATTAGTGGTGGTCCTGAATCCATCAATGGATTGCCGGGAATGATCCTAGGCCTAGTCGTACCCAGCCAGCACGTTTCCTATTTTGCCACAAAGGTCGAACTGAGCAATGCGGTGACGATGGATAAGAAGAAGTTTGACAACAGCAAGGTGAAGCGGATGACCAGAAAGGCGATGACCGATCAGCTAACGAGTGTACTTTCACAGCACATGAACAAGGAAACGGTGCAATTTATTATGGAGCTTGGCAATTTGTAA
- a CDS encoding outer membrane beta-barrel protein, producing MKRVLQILFFFVFAAHGLAVGQSRIAGKVSDVKDQLKLSDATVMLLTAKDSILTSFTRSDADGSFSLSRPDTGSYLLIVSYPKYGDFYTEILPGRDYSQLAIGLTNTATLLEEVIVTGRIPITIKGDTTEYDAGSFKVEKNAKVEDLLKVLPGITVDASGKITAQGKTVKKVLVDGEEFFGDDPTLVTRNIRSDMVDKVQVYEKKSEQAERTGVDDGQREQTINVKLKDGSKNGMFGKALFGGGTDDYYMGQLMLNKFKGSQKISVYGLFGNNGTTSMNWQDAQKYGGDSGVSYGDDGSVSINSFSDPFSGQGVIGVPRAINSGANFSDKFDKEKHTVNINYKYGRLSSDGNDETISSGLINNRSLKTVDTENDQHRANLKYDLKFDSLNMLTVRGGISRKNLWSDNERNAFQFKQRPDSQGDLDTTTAEKTREIIKNNINELNFSAYYTHKFRKKGRSFTLDGQLNRNETNGTGHLTSKLHKYDLGQTVSTDQRKVRDNQSEVWGASISYTEPLSKVWNLVLGTGIEQSNSSSSVQSLNKDGNGNYTDLDSLFSNDYDFDRNSSRYKLAIVHTTEKFKFTVANNFNHDKLKQFNNYTSQGLSRSYFTYNPNVSAGYSFTKTKGLWMNYTGKNQLPSMSQIQPILDNSDQINRYLGNENLKPSFRNSLNLNYNSFRVLTGNYLYVGGNVSLEKNPITQNIDTLDGINTYTWNNVNGKTNTSVNIWSGVYFKLSKKLGLSNSPQFYLNMSDNYNMFNQQLNKVNTTNFNFTYNFKRDTKTGLNFDLNLSPQYRIMKSSLEPTTNSNGFVFGSNGSVEYFITKTFKLYTNYSYTYEAATKAFDQKFEQFLLHPGVSKKFLKNESLVLDFTVNDVLDQNKGFSRSASTSVFTQRRYDTIRRYYMLKLSWDFTKMFL from the coding sequence ATGAAAAGAGTTTTGCAAATTCTCTTCTTTTTCGTCTTTGCAGCCCATGGGCTGGCAGTAGGGCAATCCAGAATTGCCGGAAAAGTAAGTGATGTAAAAGACCAGCTAAAGTTATCCGATGCGACTGTCATGTTGCTGACGGCGAAAGATTCTATTTTGACAAGTTTTACGAGATCTGATGCAGATGGTTCGTTTTCCTTATCCAGGCCAGATACGGGCTCTTACTTGTTGATTGTGAGCTATCCAAAATATGGGGACTTCTATACAGAAATTCTGCCGGGGAGAGATTATTCACAGCTTGCGATTGGGTTGACCAACACGGCGACCCTACTCGAAGAAGTAATCGTCACCGGAAGAATTCCAATAACCATCAAAGGAGACACGACCGAGTATGATGCCGGCAGTTTTAAGGTAGAAAAGAATGCGAAAGTGGAAGACCTGCTGAAAGTGCTGCCGGGTATCACTGTCGATGCTTCGGGCAAAATTACGGCACAGGGCAAGACCGTCAAGAAGGTGCTTGTGGATGGGGAAGAATTTTTTGGTGATGACCCAACCCTGGTGACAAGAAACATTCGTTCGGATATGGTGGACAAAGTGCAGGTGTATGAGAAGAAATCAGAGCAGGCTGAACGGACCGGAGTGGACGATGGGCAGCGGGAGCAAACCATCAATGTCAAGTTAAAGGACGGCTCCAAAAATGGAATGTTTGGTAAAGCCCTTTTCGGCGGCGGAACGGACGATTATTATATGGGGCAGTTGATGTTAAATAAATTCAAAGGATCCCAGAAGATTTCGGTATACGGATTATTTGGAAATAACGGTACAACGAGTATGAACTGGCAGGACGCCCAAAAGTACGGTGGCGATTCAGGTGTGTCTTATGGCGACGATGGATCGGTTTCCATCAATAGCTTTAGCGACCCTTTTTCCGGACAGGGAGTCATCGGTGTGCCCCGTGCCATCAATTCGGGAGCAAATTTTTCCGACAAATTCGACAAGGAAAAACATACGGTCAACATCAACTATAAGTATGGCCGGCTGAGCAGCGATGGAAATGACGAAACCATCAGCAGTGGTCTGATCAATAACCGTTCATTAAAAACGGTGGATACGGAAAATGATCAGCATCGGGCGAATTTAAAATATGATCTCAAGTTCGATTCATTAAATATGCTGACCGTAAGGGGCGGTATTTCCAGAAAAAATCTCTGGTCAGACAATGAGCGGAATGCGTTTCAATTTAAACAGCGTCCGGATAGCCAGGGGGACCTCGATACAACCACGGCGGAGAAGACGCGCGAGATCATCAAAAATAATATCAATGAACTTAACTTTAGCGCCTATTATACCCATAAGTTCAGAAAAAAAGGGCGCTCGTTTACTCTGGATGGGCAGTTGAATAGAAATGAGACAAACGGTACGGGACATTTGACATCGAAGCTACATAAATATGATCTGGGACAAACCGTTTCGACGGACCAACGTAAAGTGCGGGATAATCAAAGCGAGGTCTGGGGAGCTTCCATTTCTTATACGGAGCCCTTGTCGAAGGTCTGGAATCTTGTATTAGGGACAGGGATAGAGCAGAGTAACAGTTCGTCTTCGGTTCAATCTCTCAACAAGGACGGCAATGGAAACTATACGGATTTAGACTCCCTGTTTAGTAATGATTACGATTTTGACAGAAATAGTAGCAGATATAAGCTGGCTATTGTCCATACCACGGAAAAATTCAAGTTTACTGTGGCAAATAATTTTAATCACGATAAGCTCAAACAATTCAACAATTATACGAGTCAGGGTCTTTCGAGGAGCTACTTTACGTACAACCCTAATGTGAGCGCAGGCTATTCCTTTACCAAAACAAAAGGACTTTGGATGAATTACACGGGTAAAAATCAGCTGCCATCGATGAGCCAGATTCAGCCTATCCTTGACAATTCGGATCAGATCAACCGGTATTTAGGAAATGAAAACCTGAAACCATCCTTTAGGAATTCATTAAATCTGAATTATAACTCATTTCGTGTGCTGACGGGCAATTATCTCTATGTGGGCGGAAATGTATCCCTGGAAAAGAATCCAATTACCCAAAATATTGATACCCTGGACGGTATCAATACATATACCTGGAACAACGTGAACGGAAAGACGAATACTTCGGTCAATATCTGGTCTGGGGTGTATTTTAAACTGAGCAAGAAATTAGGATTGTCCAACTCGCCGCAGTTCTACTTGAATATGAGTGATAATTACAATATGTTCAATCAACAGCTGAACAAGGTAAACACGACGAATTTTAATTTTACTTATAACTTCAAGAGAGACACGAAGACGGGGCTCAATTTTGATCTCAACCTTAGTCCGCAATACCGCATTATGAAATCCAGCCTGGAACCCACGACCAATAGTAACGGATTTGTGTTCGGTTCAAATGGTAGTGTGGAATATTTCATTACCAAAACGTTCAAGCTGTATACAAACTATAGCTATACTTACGAAGCGGCGACCAAAGCTTTTGACCAAAAATTTGAGCAGTTTTTATTGCATCCGGGAGTAAGCAAAAAGTTCCTCAAAAACGAGTCGTTGGTATTGGATTTTACGGTCAACGATGTGCTTGATCAGAACAAAGGTTTTAGCCGTTCGGCCTCGACTTCCGTTTTTACACAGCGCCGGTATGATACGATACGCAGGTATTATATGCTTAAACTATCCTGGGATTTTACGAAAATGTTTTTATAG
- a CDS encoding RNA polymerase sigma factor: MDEIYIRKVLSGDVESYRYFINTYKDMAFSVALSIVKEEHLAQDVVQDAFIKGYQSLSSFKGRAKFSTWLYRIVVHVAFNSIRHKKLEFVNLDLSDHDQAHHASVLDEIIAGERKEMINDALAILPSRESVALRLFYLEELSLDEIEEIMGWTRANAKVILHRARKNMQIVLGQLIRKSEYYG; the protein is encoded by the coding sequence ATGGATGAAATCTATATTCGAAAAGTACTATCCGGAGATGTGGAATCTTATCGATATTTTATCAATACCTATAAAGATATGGCATTTTCAGTTGCGCTTTCCATCGTGAAGGAAGAACATTTGGCACAAGACGTCGTACAAGATGCTTTTATCAAAGGCTACCAGTCGCTGTCTTCATTTAAAGGTAGGGCAAAATTTAGTACATGGTTATACAGAATTGTTGTACATGTGGCTTTTAACAGTATCCGGCATAAAAAGTTGGAGTTTGTCAATCTAGATCTATCCGATCATGATCAAGCGCACCATGCATCGGTGCTTGATGAGATCATCGCAGGCGAAAGGAAGGAAATGATCAATGATGCCCTGGCCATTTTGCCTTCAAGAGAATCAGTTGCCTTGCGTCTTTTTTATCTGGAAGAACTATCTCTCGACGAAATTGAAGAAATAATGGGATGGACACGTGCGAATGCCAAGGTGATTTTACATCGTGCACGTAAGAATATGCAAATTGTTTTAGGGCAATTAATCCGGAAATCAGAATACTATGGATAA
- a CDS encoding dipeptidase, whose amino-acid sequence MQNIKEYVEANKQRFLDELFDLLRLPSVSADPKFKGDVQKTAEFVAQKLRDAGADNVEVCATAGNPIVYGEKIIDPSLPTVLTYGHYDVQPADPYELWDTPPFEPTIRDGKIYARGSADDKGQFYMHVKAFEYMMKNNALACNIKFMIEGEEEVGSANLGTFVKENTERLKADVIVISDTSMISMEQPSLETGLRGLSYVEVEVTGPNRDLHSGVYGGAVANPATVLAKLIASLHDENNHIAIPGFYDDVIELTEAERKALNEAPFDIEAYKSDLGIQNIWGEKGYTTLERTGIRPTLEVNGIWGGYIGEGAKTVLPSKAYAKISMRLVPNQKSERITALFKKHFEGIAPDYVKVEVKPHHGGEPVVTPTDSIAYKAAEKALHETFGVKPIPTRGGGSIPIVALFEEVLGLKTVLLGFGLDSDNLHSPNEKYGIENYLMGISTIPLFHKYYAELSK is encoded by the coding sequence ATGCAAAACATTAAAGAATATGTAGAAGCAAACAAGCAACGTTTTTTGGATGAGTTGTTTGATTTATTGCGTTTACCATCGGTAAGTGCTGATCCCAAATTTAAGGGGGATGTGCAAAAGACAGCTGAGTTCGTTGCCCAGAAACTGCGGGATGCAGGTGCTGACAACGTAGAGGTTTGTGCAACCGCTGGTAATCCAATCGTTTATGGCGAAAAAATTATAGATCCTTCATTACCCACCGTATTAACGTACGGACATTACGATGTGCAGCCGGCCGATCCATATGAACTCTGGGATACTCCCCCTTTTGAACCCACTATACGCGATGGAAAAATTTATGCCCGCGGCTCTGCCGATGATAAGGGGCAGTTTTACATGCACGTAAAAGCCTTCGAATATATGATGAAAAACAATGCTTTGGCATGTAACATCAAGTTTATGATCGAAGGTGAGGAAGAAGTCGGCTCGGCCAATCTGGGCACCTTTGTAAAGGAAAATACTGAAAGACTTAAAGCGGATGTGATCGTCATCTCGGACACTTCCATGATCAGCATGGAACAACCCTCTCTGGAAACCGGTCTACGCGGACTCTCTTATGTTGAAGTGGAAGTAACTGGACCAAACAGAGACTTACACTCAGGTGTATACGGTGGCGCTGTCGCCAACCCTGCAACAGTGCTGGCCAAACTGATCGCTTCTTTGCACGACGAAAATAATCACATCGCGATCCCCGGATTTTACGATGATGTCATTGAGCTGACTGAAGCAGAACGCAAAGCGTTGAATGAAGCGCCATTCGACATCGAAGCCTATAAATCGGATCTGGGCATTCAAAATATCTGGGGTGAAAAAGGCTATACCACCCTCGAACGCACCGGCATCCGTCCGACGCTGGAAGTGAACGGTATATGGGGCGGTTATATCGGCGAAGGTGCCAAGACGGTATTGCCTTCCAAAGCTTATGCAAAAATCTCGATGCGTCTCGTTCCGAACCAAAAATCCGAACGTATTACAGCACTCTTTAAAAAACATTTTGAAGGCATCGCCCCTGATTATGTCAAAGTAGAAGTAAAACCGCATCACGGCGGCGAACCGGTCGTGACACCAACAGATAGCATAGCCTATAAAGCAGCCGAAAAAGCACTGCATGAAACATTCGGTGTTAAACCAATCCCAACGCGTGGCGGAGGTTCCATCCCGATCGTTGCCTTATTTGAAGAGGTACTGGGGTTGAAGACAGTGCTTCTAGGTTTCGGCCTAGATAGCGATAACCTGCATTCACCAAATGAGAAATATGGAATTGAAAACTACCTCATGGGGATTTCTACTATTCCTTTATTTCATAAATATTACGCAGAACTAAGCAAATAA
- a CDS encoding LysR family transcriptional regulator, with product MDFDFRLLVFYTAAQHLNFTKTASALFISQPAVSKNIQELEKKLGIPLFERKGNNLNLTESGQILYKYAQQIINLYNQAGQEIQELQHGRKGNLVLGASTTISQYILPALLADFLTQYPNNRIQSFQSNSRSIEEQLMDKTLDLGITEGSTDNRSLKYIPFMKDELVLVTNSGNPLLKQLKDPMLADITRLPLVLREQGSGTRTIIENALKDKHINLSEIHIEMILPSTESIKAYLLRRNSFAFLSIHTVQKEVLNNQLCIVDIPELTIDRYFYFTHLYGGLAGTPNQFLQFCLRQNFKV from the coding sequence ATGGATTTTGATTTTCGCTTACTCGTCTTTTATACAGCTGCTCAGCATCTTAATTTTACCAAGACAGCTTCAGCACTTTTCATATCGCAACCCGCTGTCAGTAAAAATATCCAGGAACTGGAAAAGAAGCTCGGCATACCTCTTTTTGAAAGAAAAGGCAATAATCTCAATCTCACCGAATCGGGGCAGATCCTTTATAAATACGCCCAGCAGATTATCAACCTGTACAATCAGGCAGGCCAGGAAATACAGGAGCTACAGCACGGCCGCAAGGGGAATCTAGTCTTGGGCGCCAGTACCACAATCTCGCAATATATATTACCGGCCTTGTTAGCCGATTTCCTGACGCAATACCCCAACAATCGTATCCAGTCATTTCAGTCCAATAGCCGCAGCATCGAAGAGCAGCTTATGGATAAAACACTCGATCTGGGCATTACTGAAGGATCCACGGACAACAGATCCCTAAAGTATATCCCTTTTATGAAAGATGAGCTCGTGCTGGTCACAAATAGCGGCAATCCCCTGTTAAAACAGCTAAAAGATCCGATGCTCGCCGATATCACACGGTTGCCACTGGTACTACGTGAACAAGGATCAGGTACCAGAACAATTATTGAAAATGCATTAAAGGATAAGCATATAAACTTATCTGAAATCCATATCGAGATGATATTGCCCTCAACAGAGAGCATCAAAGCTTACCTGCTGCGTCGCAATAGCTTCGCTTTTCTTTCCATACACACGGTGCAGAAGGAGGTATTGAACAATCAATTGTGTATCGTCGACATCCCCGAGTTGACCATAGATCGCTATTTCTATTTTACCCACCTCTATGGCGGACTGGCAGGTACGCCCAACCAGTTTCTTCAGTTCTGCCTGCGTCAGAATTTCAAGGTATAA